One Fuerstiella marisgermanici DNA window includes the following coding sequences:
- the truD gene encoding tRNA pseudouridine(13) synthase TruD, which yields MEFETLLPRIIRPPAANAPVLKVARIRMTPDDFQVDEIPTYLPDGTGEHLYLWVEKTDVSGGELISRLARQLKVSARDIGVAGQKDRRAVTRQFVSLPRSCEARLSDFSDSQIRILSLSAHGNKLRTGHLQGNRFRIVLRDPAGECFTESQADEVRQRLTGLATTGFPNYFGPQRFGFDGNSVRDGIAVLQDSESAPRWKPQQRRRMKRLVASAVQSAVFNLVLADRVQDESFTSPKSGDVVCRKGGIRPFLFDERGDTAEDALVPMGPLPGPKMVAATGVILQQEVDRLADLGITDDDFRRYPKLTPGVRRGFVEFPTDVSASLLPDGAIQATFGLSSGSFATVLLAEVVEALQ from the coding sequence CGGACGATTTTCAGGTGGATGAAATTCCAACCTATCTACCGGATGGCACCGGCGAACATCTGTATCTGTGGGTGGAAAAGACGGATGTCTCCGGCGGAGAATTGATTTCCCGACTCGCCCGACAACTAAAAGTCTCGGCGCGCGACATCGGCGTTGCCGGGCAAAAGGATCGCCGAGCGGTGACTCGGCAGTTCGTTTCCTTACCACGAAGCTGCGAAGCACGGCTGAGTGATTTTTCGGATAGCCAGATCAGAATCCTGTCGCTTTCGGCTCACGGAAACAAATTACGCACCGGGCACCTTCAGGGAAACCGATTTCGCATCGTACTGCGTGATCCTGCCGGAGAGTGCTTTACAGAATCGCAGGCCGATGAAGTGCGGCAGCGGCTGACGGGGTTGGCGACGACTGGCTTTCCGAACTACTTCGGCCCACAACGATTTGGTTTCGACGGCAATTCGGTACGTGACGGAATTGCGGTGCTGCAGGACAGCGAGTCGGCACCTCGTTGGAAACCGCAACAACGTCGACGGATGAAACGCCTTGTCGCTTCTGCGGTTCAGTCGGCCGTGTTCAATCTGGTGCTGGCGGACCGCGTTCAGGACGAGTCGTTTACGAGCCCGAAGTCTGGCGATGTGGTTTGTCGAAAAGGTGGCATCCGCCCGTTTCTGTTTGACGAACGAGGCGACACGGCTGAGGACGCACTGGTGCCGATGGGGCCACTGCCAGGGCCCAAAATGGTGGCAGCGACGGGCGTCATCCTGCAACAGGAAGTCGATCGGTTGGCGGACCTTGGAATCACGGACGACGACTTCCGCCGCTATCCGAAGCTGACGCCCGGCGTGCGACGCGGCTTTGTTGAATTCCCGACAGACGTGTCGGCGTCGCTGCTGCCAGACGGAGCGATTCAGGCGACCTTCGGATTGTCTTCGGGGTCTTTCGCGACCGTGCTTCTGGCAGAAGTGGTGGAAGCGCTTCAGTAG